From a single Capsicum annuum cultivar UCD-10X-F1 chromosome 12, UCD10Xv1.1, whole genome shotgun sequence genomic region:
- the LOC107849499 gene encoding uncharacterized protein LOC107849499, with amino-acid sequence MLLDGAVVRQSFDYRMEKSYTKLLKAKCLSPGCGWLLWARKYETSKRFQIYKYVGVHTCDVEDATRKHKKMSSELIASLCVNHFRDGKGPSISVIQRIVFKELHCHANYWMYWKESVITKNIIRGTPEHGYACLPIFLHMVDLLNSGSFYSIMGYAHMRKVIAVDDTHLYGKYEGMLLSAVAQDTENHIFPIAFCVVDKENDTSWTFFFQKLKFIVEDEPDLCVISDRHISIANAFSRV; translated from the exons ATGCTACTAGATGGAGCAGTGGTGAGGCAATCTTTTGATTATCGTATGGAGAAGAGCTACACCAAATTGTTGAAGGCGAAATGTCTATCTCCTGGTTGTGGCTGGTTGTTGTGGGCAAGGAAGTATGAAACCTCAAAAAGATTTCAaatatacaagtatgtcggggTGCACACGTGCGATGTTGAAGACGCCACCCGCAAGCACAAGAAAATGTCATCCGAATTGATTGCTTCACTATGCGTAAATCATTTTCGGGATGgaaagggtccaagcataagtgTAATTCAAAGGATTGTGTTCAAGGAGTTGCATTGCCACGCAAACTACTGGATGTATTGGAAAGAAAGTGTAATTACAAAGAACATCATTCGCGGGACACCGGAGCACGGATATGCTTGCTTGCCTATTTTTTTACACATGGTGGATTTATTGAATTCAGGGTCTTtctactctatcatg ggatatgcccacatgagaaaggtaattgcaGTCGATGACACACATTTGTATGGAAAGTACGAGGGCATGTTGCTGAGTGCAGTTGCACAAGACACTGAAAATCACATCTTTCCAATTGCCTTTTGTGTcgtcgataaagagaacgatacttcttggaccttcttcttccagaaATTGAAGTTTATcgtagaagatgaaccagatctatgtgtTATCTCCGACAGGCACATTAGCATCGCTAATGCCTTCTCTCGTGTATAA